In a genomic window of Glycine max cultivar Williams 82 chromosome 13, Glycine_max_v4.0, whole genome shotgun sequence:
- the LOC100784793 gene encoding ABC transporter G family member 1 isoform X1, whose product MNFLIHQPIQCNATNYEPQNNSPMIMQSNLEFIATIEEEAIIKSKERNTISTKTKEEGIFLTWEDLQVTVPNGRNGRKPILKGLTGYAKPGQLLAIMGPSGCGKSTLLDTLAGRLAPSTKQTGKILINGHKHALAYGTSAYVTHDDAVLSTLTVGEAVYYSAHLQFPESMSNRDKKEKADFTIRQMGLQDATDTRIKGKGSKGLSEGQKRRLAICIEILTSPKLLLLDEPTSGLDSAASYYVMSRIASLKIRDGIKRTIVVSIHQPSSEVFELFDNLCLLCSGETVYFGPTSAATEFFALNGYPCPPLHNPSDHFLRIINKDFKLDDEECFNKTLPKEEAVDILVGFYKSSEISNQVQKEVAIIGESEHGFMERNRTQTAFLTQCHILVRRSSLHLFRDVSNYWLRLAVFVLAAISLGTIFFDVGSGESSIQARGALVSFVASVLTFITLLGGFPPFVEQMKVFQRERLNGHYGVAAFVISHTLSPIPYMVLMSLIPGVITYYLSGLHTGLERCLYFSCVLLACILWVESLMMVVSSIFPNPNTGITVSGGIMGIMILTGGFFRLPNDLPKPFWKYPMYYVSFHKYAFQGLFKNEFIGLNLASDQDGGAYISDKEILTKIWQVEMGHSKWVDLAILVGIIVLYRLMFLAIIKSKEKMKA is encoded by the exons ATGAATTTCCTTATTCATCAGCCAATTCAATGTAATGCCACTAACTACGAACCCCAAAATAATAGTCCTATGATCATGCAGTCAAACCTGGAGTTTATTGCCACAATTGAGGAAGAAGCCATCATCAAGTCCAAAGAAAGAAACACAATTAGTACTAAGACAAAGGAGGAGGGTATCTTCCTAACATGGGAGGATTTGCAGGTCACTGTTCCAAATGGAAGGAATGGTAGGAAACCGATTCTTAAGGGTCTAACAGGTTATGCCAAGCCAGGGCAGCTCTTGGCAATAATGGGTCCTTCTGGCTGTGGCAAATCCACACTTCTTGATACTTTAGCAG GAAGACTAGCTCCAAGCACAAAGCAAACAGGgaaaattttaatcaatggcCACAAACATGCACTGGCTTATGGAACATCT GCATATGTGACACATGATGATGCTGTGTTGTCAACATTAACAGTTGGAGAAGCAGTGTACTATTCAGCACATCTCCAATTTCCAGAATCAATGTCCAACAGAGACAAGAAAGAGAAAGCAGATTTTACAATCAGACAAATGGGACTACAAGATGCCACTGACACAAGGATTAAAGGGAAGGGTTCTAAAGGCCTTAGTGAGGGACAGAAGAGAAGACTAGCCATTTGCATCGAGATTCTTACAAGCCCCAAACTTCTCCTTCTTGATGAACCAACTAGTGGCCTGGACAGTGCAGCTTCATACTATGTTATGAGCAGAATTGCAAGTCTAAAGATAAGAGATGGCATCAAAAGGACAATTGTTGTATCCATCCATCAGCCTAGTAGTGAAGTTTTTGAGCTATTTGATAATCTTTGTCTTCTGTGTTCAGGTGAAACAGTTTATTTTGGCCCCACTTCTGCTGCAACCGAG TTTTTTGCTTTAAATGGCTATCCTTGTCCACCTCTCCACAACCCTTCTGATCATTTCTTGAGGATCataaacaaggatttcaaactG GATGATGAAGAGTGCTTCAACAAAACATTACCCAAAGAAGAAGCAGTTGATATCCTTGTAGGGTTCTATAAATCTTCTGAAATTAGTAACCAAGTTCAGAAAGAAGTAGCAATAATAGGTGAAAGT GAACATGGTTTCATGGAGAGGAACAGAACACAGACTGCATTTCTTACTCAGTGTCACATTCTTGTGAGAAGATCTTCTTTGCATCTGTTTCGTGATGTAAGCAATTATTGGTTACGTCTAGCTGTGTTTGTTCTAGCAGCTATTAGTCTTGGCACTATATTCTTTGACGTTGGTTCAGGTGAATCATCTATCCAG GCTAGAGGGGCCCTGGTCTCTTTTGTTGCTTCAGTTCTGACTTTCATAACCCTTCTTGGTGGATTCCCTCCATTTGTGGAACAAATGAAG GTATTTCAACGAGAGAGATTGAATGGGCACTATGGTGTCGCTGCTTTTGTAATTAGCCACACATTATCTCCTATTCCATATATGGTACTAATGTCACTGATTCCTGGAGTGATCACTTACTACCTTTCTGGACTTCACACGGGACTTGAACGTTGCCTATACTTTTCTTGTGTGCTACTTGCATGCATATTGTGGGTTGAGAGCCTCATGATGGTGGTTTCAAGTATCTTCCCAAATCCAAACACAGGCATCACAGTCTCTGGTGGAATCATGGGAATCATGATCTTAACTGGTGGATTCTTTCGCCTGCCAAATGATCTTCCCAAACCATTTTGGAAGTACCCTATGTACTATGTTTCCTTCCACAAATATGCCTTCCAAGGATTGTTCAAGAATGAGTTTATTGGCTTGAATTTGGCTAGTGATCAAGATGGAGGTGCCTACATAAGTGATAAAGAAATACTGACGAAGATATGGCAAGTGGAAATGGGTCACTCAAAGTGGGTTGATCTTGCTATCTTGGTGGGGATAATTGTTTTGTATAGACTTATGTTCTTGGCGATCATTAAGAgcaaggagaagatgaaggcTTGA
- the LOC100784793 gene encoding ABC transporter G family member 1 isoform X2, giving the protein MNFLIHQPIQCNATNYEPQNNSPMIMQSNLEFIATIEEEAIIKSKERNTISTKTKEEGIFLTWEDLQVTVPNGRNGRKPILKGLTGYAKPGQLLAIMGPSGCGKSTLLDTLAGRLAPSTKQTGKILINGHKHALAYGTSAYVTHDDAVLSTLTVGEAVYYSAHLQFPESMSNRDKKEKADFTIRQMGLQDATDTRIKGKGSKGLSEGQKRRLAICIEILTSPKLLLLDEPTSGLDSAASYYVMSRIASLKIRDGIKRTIVVSIHQPSSEVFELFDNLCLLCSGETVYFGPTSAATEDDEECFNKTLPKEEAVDILVGFYKSSEISNQVQKEVAIIGESEHGFMERNRTQTAFLTQCHILVRRSSLHLFRDVSNYWLRLAVFVLAAISLGTIFFDVGSGESSIQARGALVSFVASVLTFITLLGGFPPFVEQMKVFQRERLNGHYGVAAFVISHTLSPIPYMVLMSLIPGVITYYLSGLHTGLERCLYFSCVLLACILWVESLMMVVSSIFPNPNTGITVSGGIMGIMILTGGFFRLPNDLPKPFWKYPMYYVSFHKYAFQGLFKNEFIGLNLASDQDGGAYISDKEILTKIWQVEMGHSKWVDLAILVGIIVLYRLMFLAIIKSKEKMKA; this is encoded by the exons ATGAATTTCCTTATTCATCAGCCAATTCAATGTAATGCCACTAACTACGAACCCCAAAATAATAGTCCTATGATCATGCAGTCAAACCTGGAGTTTATTGCCACAATTGAGGAAGAAGCCATCATCAAGTCCAAAGAAAGAAACACAATTAGTACTAAGACAAAGGAGGAGGGTATCTTCCTAACATGGGAGGATTTGCAGGTCACTGTTCCAAATGGAAGGAATGGTAGGAAACCGATTCTTAAGGGTCTAACAGGTTATGCCAAGCCAGGGCAGCTCTTGGCAATAATGGGTCCTTCTGGCTGTGGCAAATCCACACTTCTTGATACTTTAGCAG GAAGACTAGCTCCAAGCACAAAGCAAACAGGgaaaattttaatcaatggcCACAAACATGCACTGGCTTATGGAACATCT GCATATGTGACACATGATGATGCTGTGTTGTCAACATTAACAGTTGGAGAAGCAGTGTACTATTCAGCACATCTCCAATTTCCAGAATCAATGTCCAACAGAGACAAGAAAGAGAAAGCAGATTTTACAATCAGACAAATGGGACTACAAGATGCCACTGACACAAGGATTAAAGGGAAGGGTTCTAAAGGCCTTAGTGAGGGACAGAAGAGAAGACTAGCCATTTGCATCGAGATTCTTACAAGCCCCAAACTTCTCCTTCTTGATGAACCAACTAGTGGCCTGGACAGTGCAGCTTCATACTATGTTATGAGCAGAATTGCAAGTCTAAAGATAAGAGATGGCATCAAAAGGACAATTGTTGTATCCATCCATCAGCCTAGTAGTGAAGTTTTTGAGCTATTTGATAATCTTTGTCTTCTGTGTTCAGGTGAAACAGTTTATTTTGGCCCCACTTCTGCTGCAACCGAG GATGATGAAGAGTGCTTCAACAAAACATTACCCAAAGAAGAAGCAGTTGATATCCTTGTAGGGTTCTATAAATCTTCTGAAATTAGTAACCAAGTTCAGAAAGAAGTAGCAATAATAGGTGAAAGT GAACATGGTTTCATGGAGAGGAACAGAACACAGACTGCATTTCTTACTCAGTGTCACATTCTTGTGAGAAGATCTTCTTTGCATCTGTTTCGTGATGTAAGCAATTATTGGTTACGTCTAGCTGTGTTTGTTCTAGCAGCTATTAGTCTTGGCACTATATTCTTTGACGTTGGTTCAGGTGAATCATCTATCCAG GCTAGAGGGGCCCTGGTCTCTTTTGTTGCTTCAGTTCTGACTTTCATAACCCTTCTTGGTGGATTCCCTCCATTTGTGGAACAAATGAAG GTATTTCAACGAGAGAGATTGAATGGGCACTATGGTGTCGCTGCTTTTGTAATTAGCCACACATTATCTCCTATTCCATATATGGTACTAATGTCACTGATTCCTGGAGTGATCACTTACTACCTTTCTGGACTTCACACGGGACTTGAACGTTGCCTATACTTTTCTTGTGTGCTACTTGCATGCATATTGTGGGTTGAGAGCCTCATGATGGTGGTTTCAAGTATCTTCCCAAATCCAAACACAGGCATCACAGTCTCTGGTGGAATCATGGGAATCATGATCTTAACTGGTGGATTCTTTCGCCTGCCAAATGATCTTCCCAAACCATTTTGGAAGTACCCTATGTACTATGTTTCCTTCCACAAATATGCCTTCCAAGGATTGTTCAAGAATGAGTTTATTGGCTTGAATTTGGCTAGTGATCAAGATGGAGGTGCCTACATAAGTGATAAAGAAATACTGACGAAGATATGGCAAGTGGAAATGGGTCACTCAAAGTGGGTTGATCTTGCTATCTTGGTGGGGATAATTGTTTTGTATAGACTTATGTTCTTGGCGATCATTAAGAgcaaggagaagatgaaggcTTGA
- the LOC100783730 gene encoding spermidine coumaroyl-CoA acyltransferase, with protein MAHQNAILTVENKDVTFIKPSKPTPTTILSLSSIDNAPDNDFFMQSLHVYRWENHNSPNTPKLGPAKLIKVALSEALFYYYPLAGKLVRHADGKFRINCNSEGVPFIEAICNCSLSSIHYLDCNDVEIGKHFAIDFPSEDEFGNQYPLVFKVTKFLCGGFTLVMGLSHAILDGTGQSQFLRAVAELASGKAEPSVKPVWERERLVGTYTSQPMQNPMDNASFAVSPFLPTTDYSHECSKVDSESITRLKTSLMKESDNKESMKKKGFTTFETLAAYIWRSRTRAMKLSYDRKTLLVMTVGLRPHLLNPLPDGYYGNTIMDAFVTLTVRELNELPLLEVVKLIRESKEVAFSDDYIRHSIDSMHTKPMEYYYERGGITFITDWRHLGLLEKVDFGWKEPVNTMPVPSDMYGLIGLCNIFLPSNLDPSMIGGARVYASLPSAAMPKFKEEMKALTSVHKRNSKI; from the coding sequence ATGGCACACCAGAATGCAATCCTAACTgttgaaaacaaagatgttaCATTCATCAAACCTTCAAAGCCCACTCCTACCACCATTCTTTCACTGTCTAGCATTGACAATGCTCCCGATAACGATTTCTTCATGCAAAGCCTTCATGTATACCGATGGGAAAATCACAATTCCCCTAATACTCCAAAACTTGGCCCTGCAAAATTGATCAAAGTGGCACTCTCGGAGGCTCTCTTTTACTATTATCCTCTTGCAGGAAAGTTAGTAAGACACGCTGATGGAAAATTCAGAATCAACTGCAACTCCGAAGGAGTTCCATTCATAGAGGCTATTTGTAACTGCAGCCTCTCATCTATTCATTACCTAGATTGCAACGACGTCGAAATCGGAAAACATTTTGCTATCGATTTTCCTTCGGAAGATGAATTTGGAAACCAATACCCTTTGGTTTTCAAGGTGACTAAATTCCTCTGTGGGGGTTTCACATTAGTGATGGGCTTGTCCCACGCTATTTTAGACGGAACTGGGCAATCTCAGTTCTTACGCGCAGTTGCTGAACTTGCAAGTGGAAAAGCTGAGCCCTCTGTGAAGCCCGTGTGGGAAAGAGAAAGACTAGTGGGAACATATACAAGTCAACCAATGCAAAATCCCATGGACAATGCTTCTTTTGCAGTTTCACCATTTCTACCAACCACAGATTATTCGCATGAATGCTCGAAGGTGGACAGTGAGAGCATAACAAGACTCAAGACGAGTTTGATGAAAGAAAGTGACAACAAAGAAAGTATGAAGAAAAAAGGGTTCACAACTTTTGAAACCCTAGCTGCGTACATCTGGAGGTCAAGAACCAGAGCCATGAAACTGAGTTACGATAGAAAAACATTGCTGGTAATGACAGTAGGGTTGAGACCACACTTGCTGAATCCTTTGCCTGATGGATATTACGGAAACACCATCATGGATGCATTTGTTACGTTAACAGTGAGGGAGCTGAACGAACTACCACTATTGGAGGTTGTGAAACTCATCAGAGAGAGCAAAGAAGTTGCTTTTAGCGATGACTATATCAGACACTCAATCGACAGTATGCATACGAAGCCAATGGAATATTATTATGAAAGAGGTGGAATAACGTTTATAACGGATTGGAGACATTTGGGTTTGTTGGAAAAGGTTGATTTTGGGTGGAAGGAGCCAGTGAATACTATGCCAGTCCCTTCGGACATGTATGGATTAATAGGTTTGTGCAATATCTTTCTTCCAAGTAATTTGGATCCTTCAATGATTGGAGGAGCTAGGGTTTACGCCTCCCTGCCTAGTGCTGCCATGCCCAAGTTCAAGGAAGAGATGAAAGCTCTTACCAGTGTCCATAAGAGAAATTCGAAAATTTAA